The uncultured Methanolobus sp. sequence GGAGAATTTATGATTAGGGAAGCAGCAAAAAGACTGGGGTTTGACTGTATTTCTGTCACTGAAAAATGGGGACCTGATATCTCAAAAGTCTTCCCGGCATATGCTGCAGCAAGGATACTGGAAGATGAAACTTCACAGCCTGGGAAAGAATAAAAGCTTCAGTGGAAATACTCTTGAAAAACAGGGGGAGACTGAATTGAGGACAGTTGTTAAACTGGGGGGAAGCCTGATTAAACACTCGGCTTCCATTATCGCTCACCTTGAGGAACGTTTCGGCGATAGTGAACAAGAGCATTCAATACTAATAGTCCCGGGTGGCGGTGTGTTTGCCAACTCTATTAGGGAGATCAGTAAAAAATGTTCAATCGGTGATGATGCAGCTCACTGGATGGCAATTCTTTCTATGGAACAATACGCATATTTCCTGATGGACAAGACTGGTGTCAGCTCTGTGGAGGACATACACAATGTTCCCATGGGTGTTTCTGTGCTCCTGCCATACAGGATGTTGAAGGAAACTGACAGGCTCCCGCATTCCTGGGACGTTACTTCTGATACCATAGGAGCATGGGTTGCAAAAGAAACCGGATCGCGTTTTGTGAAAGTAACGGATGTTGACGGAGTGATAGCCGATGATATTGTTCAGAAATGGATGACTGCCGTGGAACTTTCAAGGATGGGGACCACATGCATTGACAGTTCATTGGCAGGATTTCTGATGAAGAATATTATGGATTGTGTTGTGGTTAATGGAATGTATCCAGAAAGGGTCATTGATGCCGTTATCGGAAAAAATGTTATTGGCACTCACATCAAGGGGAATATTTAAATTATATACTGCGTATGTACTGAAATCATTGACATGCTGATTTTCAGTATCATATTGATCATATATTACTCATACAGTAAGGAGATTCTAAATGGCAAATAAAGTTGATAATTGTACTACATGCAACAAGAGCCTTGTGGAAACAGGATACGTTCGTTTCCCATGCCCTGTTTGTGGTAGAGAACTTGGAAGATGTGCAAGTTGCAGGCAGCAGAGCAATCCATACAAATGCCCTAAATGCGGCTTTACAGGAGCATAAGGTGATTTAGATGGGAGAAGTTGCAGCAACAATGAAGATCATGCCTACTGGCGTTGATGTAGACATCGAGAAACTTAAGGACGATGTTATCGCAGTACTTCCTGAAGGCGCAGAATACGGTACTCATGAAATAGAACCTGTTGCATTCGGACTTAAGGCAATCGTCATGGTAGTCATTGTAGGTGACATCGAGGGCGGTACCGAAAAGGTAGAAGAGGCCTTTGCAGCAGTAGAAGGCGTCGAGAGTGTTACAGTAACAGATGTCGGAAGACCTGTCTAAACCTCTCATCAACTCTTTTTTTATTCATTTTCCAACTTTGTAATTTTATTGGGCTCGTAGATCAGGGGGAGATCGTTACGTTCGCAACGTAAAGGCCGCGGGTTCAAATCCCGCCGGGTCCAGTGAGAGAAGGTTGGATGGCATGTTTAATAAACCTCAGAGGTCTGGTTTTGACCACTCCGCAATCTCGTGTAAGTTCTAAAAGAGCAAGTTTCAATCCCTCTAAGGTCTGATTTTAACATGGTTCGCATTATAAATGATTTAATTGAAAACGTGTTTCAATCCCTCTAAGGTCTGATTTTAACACAGGTGTGCTTGAATATCAAATGGCACTTGCCAGTAGTTTCAATCCCTCTAAGGTCTGATTTTAACCTGATGCGTTTGACGCCATATCAAACTTCACGCGCAATGTACCTGAAAAGTTTCAATCCCTCTAAGGTCTGATTTTAACGTGGTAGATCTGCACATCTTGAAGGAGGATATGCAGCGTTTCAATCCCTCTAAGGTCTGATTTTAACGTTATATCCTATTATTTCATAGTTGATTAGTTCTGCGTTTCAATCCCTCTAAGGTCTGATTTTAACGTAGGTGCTAATATTACTGATTTCAGTACTTCTTTTGTGTTTCAATCCCTCTAAGGTCTGATTTTAACTTCACTGTCGGTATCTCAAAACAAGCAAACGTGAGCGTTTCAATCCCTCTAAGGTCTGATTTTAACCCGCCTAAAAACGGTATCAGGGCGGCCAATTGTATGTTTCAATCCCTCTAAGGTCTGATTTTAACCCAATCGATGGAATCTGTCATGGATTACATGAAAACAGTTTCAATCCCTCTAAGGTCTGATTTTAACTGGTTAAGAGGGGATGCACCACAGGGTGCAGATGATGTTTCAATCCCTCTAAGGTCTGATTTTAACATCCGAGGGGCTAAGCTACCGACGTACTAACATGTGTTTCAATCCCTCTAAGGTCTGATTTTAACTCTACCTGCTGATCCTTATTCAACTGTCACGTATCCGGTTTCAATCCCTCTAAGGTCTGATTTTAACGTTCATCATGAACACCGAAATTGTATCATTCGACGCGTTTCAATCCCTCTAAGGTCTGATTTTAACGCATACGTCGACATGCTATCGAGAGCACCCGCAAGCGTTTCAATCCCTCTAAGGTCTGATTTTAACAGTAATGCGGTTTTGTGGAAATCTGGCCGGAGGTCGGTTTCAATCCCTCTAAGGTCTGATTTTAACATATACTGTTGGCAGTAAAGAGACCTTACAAAACGGGTTTCAATCCCTCTAAGGTCTGATTTTAACCAAGCCGGTTTTGGATCATTTCAGGCTATTTTCGCTTGCATTTGTTGAAATGCGAAAACATATTGGAAATTAGCTTGGCACTGATTTACTGATTGAAAATAAGAATTTAATACTATTTTAAATCGACTCTTTGACGATAATAAAAATTCAGGATTTCGTGGAACTCTGATTTGGATGAGGGTATATAAAGATCCACGAAAAGTCAGATTATTGAATCAATCTCGGCTTTTCTGGTACCTAATTCATCAAAGCCAAAATACTTTTTATCTCTGACATGATAAATAAATATGCAATCGAGATCATCGTCTATCAGTTCCTTGAGTCTGGAACGCACTTTCATATATTCCGCTTTTGTAAGCTCTCCCTCAAAAACACTGTTCTGCACCCAGTTAAGATATTGTTTCAGAAAAATACGTATTTTGTTCAGCCTTTCTGTCCCCGCATCATAAACTATAATCACGTACATTTTACCACCACATAATCAGAGGTTTGTATTCTTCGTCATCAAGTACATGCTTTGATAATTTGTAAAGTTCCAGCCTAATTAGCCTTTTATATGACACATTGCGCTTCAAACCTTTATGTTTGATAGTTGTACCCAATTTATCATTGTACTCCTGCAAAAATATCTTTTTGCCTTTTTCACTCAGCAACATATCTCCAATCTCGCCTCTGAAGCAGTTGTCATCCAGCATATTTTTGTTCACAAGTTTTAGTATAATCCTGTCGATTATTATGGGTTTGAAGATCTCACTGACATCAAGGGCAAGGGAAAAACGGCGTTCAAAAGGCTCGTGCAGGTAGGAAATGGTAGGGTTTAGCTGGGTGTTGTATATCTCGGAAAGCACAGTCGTGTACAGCAATGAATTACCAAAACTTATGAGTGTATTCATTTTGTTTCCCGGGGGACGGCGTGTTCGTGTTACAATTCGGTATTCCTCAGGAAATATTTCATCAAGAGCACTGTAGTAGATATTGCGTATCCGCCCTTCCACATTCATCATCTGAGGTATGGATACGGATTCGGGAAGGCGGAGTATCTCTGATTCAATTGAAGCTATGTGCTCATTCATCTGTTCCTGAATGTCCTCTTTGTTCCTCGAATAGTACCCCAGGTTCTTGAGGATATTACCACAGGCACCCTCAATGAATTTCCCTGCGATTAACATTCGGTTATCTTTATCAAGATAATGAGAAGCCTGCTGTATCACGAGGTCGCCACTTATCAAAGTCTCCCTGGGGTACATGCTGCCTTCGTAGAAACCGTAGTAGTTGAAGAAGTGTATTGGGATCCCGTTTTTTGAAAGGTATGACACGACACCTGATGAGAATGATAATCTCCCGTATGCGTAGATAGAATATATTTTGTTTACAGGTAAAGCACGCTTTTCTTCCTTGTTTTCAAAATAGACTGTGTTTTCTTTTCGCTTTAAGATTCCATCCTGAAGGATATAATAATCTGTTTTCATCTTGTTCCTTCTCCTCATCCGTGATTGAAATTAAACAAAATCAATCCTCACTCCCTTCCCCGCAGAAGCAGAACTCAAAATACGCACACTTAGGACAGATACGTATGCGTTTGGGATGCGGCATCCTGCCGGTGACGATCTGTTCAATTCCCCTGATGTCATCCTCGATGTTCTTTTCATCATCCGGTGTCAGTTCTAAATCTTTTGTCAGGTTCAGCAGCGGATAGTTCATAACACCTCTGGCCTCAATTCCTCTTTTTCTGAGGTAGTAGAGGTAGTACAACATCTGACGCAGGTGAGCATCCTCCATCTTTTTTGTCTTCTTGATCTCGTGAAGCTCCATGATACCATTGTGCTGTTTCACAAAGTCAATACTGATGGTGTTGTCTATTGTGACTTCCTTTTTGTTTCTGGTGTACCGCTCTTCATGCAGCTGTTTGCCGATATTGACGTTCTCATGTTCATGCTCAAGAGCGATGTTGTGGGAGAAAAGCCATAGCTTAGTGTGGCAGATGTGGTAGTAGTTGATTTTCACACCGGTTATTTTCATGTGGGGAGTGAGAGAATGGTCTGATGTTGAATTTTGTGTGGGTGAGTTGGAGTTTGTCATGATACAGAGATTTTTAGATTGATGTTTTTAATTATATTAGAACTACTGATATTTGCTAAATACATAGGAAAGGAACATTGCTCGTAATGCCTCTTAATGAATCATAATGCAGAGAAATATATCGAATTTCACCATTCGTTTCATACTTATTCTTTTCATACATCCATTTAGGAATACGAAGATGGTATCCTATGCGATCAAGTGGATCAAGTTCTTCAACTTCGTTTTGAAACTCAATAGGAATGCATGTTTCTGTAGGGTAATCGGATTCTCTCGTATAAGCAGCAATATCATCGTCAAATAGCTTACCCGTATAAAGATAACGTCTTTGAGAGATTACATCATAGACCTTTGACTCAGCTTTCTGTAAACCTGTTTCTATCTTTGTATAGTAACCGTCGTCATATAATTGGTTAACTAAATTTCTTAACACGAATTCACTTGGTTCCTTACCAGCACTTTCAAGCAACGTCAGACTGAACCTTATTATGTTAATATCATTATAGGGTCTAGGTGAATCAACTTGGTACACATATGCTGGGCAGATTACACTTTTGAGTCTATTACGGTTAACACGACCAAAACGTTGTATTAATGAATCAATTGGTGCAGCTTCTGTATGTAACTCATCAAAATCAATATCTAGGCTTACCTCAACAACCTGTGTTGTAACTGCAATAAATGGACCCTCTGGAAGTTTTTCTAATCTATCTTCCCTAATTCTTCTATGATTAAAAATGAATTGAGAATGGAAAAGAAGTACCTGATCCAATGTCTCTTTTTCTCCAACAAACAATGGTGATTCATCAAGCATTTCAACAATCTTAGAATAAATTTCAATACTTTTTGCAACGGTATTTGCAATTATAAGTATCTTTTTCCCGTTGTTGAATGAGGATAAAACCTGTTCGATACAATCTTCTATCTTTTCGTCTTCAATATTGATGGTGAGTTTCACTCTATTATTGTATTGCTTGTCCTCTACATGAGAGAATTGTCTTCCAGTTTCGTGTTCTATTGTTTCCTTAATAATATCAGGAAGTGTTGCACTTATCACACAAATCTTACTTCTTTGTCCTGCTCTTTTCATGG is a genomic window containing:
- the cas2 gene encoding CRISPR-associated endonuclease Cas2; its protein translation is MYVIIVYDAGTERLNKIRIFLKQYLNWVQNSVFEGELTKAEYMKVRSRLKELIDDDLDCIFIYHVRDKKYFGFDELGTRKAEIDSII
- a CDS encoding zinc finger domain-containing protein — encoded protein: MANKVDNCTTCNKSLVETGYVRFPCPVCGRELGRCASCRQQSNPYKCPKCGFTGA
- a CDS encoding elongation factor 1-beta, translating into MGEVAATMKIMPTGVDVDIEKLKDDVIAVLPEGAEYGTHEIEPVAFGLKAIVMVVIVGDIEGGTEKVEEAFAAVEGVESVTVTDVGRPV
- a CDS encoding amino acid kinase; translated protein: MKLHSLGKNKSFSGNTLEKQGETELRTVVKLGGSLIKHSASIIAHLEERFGDSEQEHSILIVPGGGVFANSIREISKKCSIGDDAAHWMAILSMEQYAYFLMDKTGVSSVEDIHNVPMGVSVLLPYRMLKETDRLPHSWDVTSDTIGAWVAKETGSRFVKVTDVDGVIADDIVQKWMTAVELSRMGTTCIDSSLAGFLMKNIMDCVVVNGMYPERVIDAVIGKNVIGTHIKGNI
- the cas4 gene encoding CRISPR-associated protein Cas4 gives rise to the protein MTNSNSPTQNSTSDHSLTPHMKITGVKINYYHICHTKLWLFSHNIALEHEHENVNIGKQLHEERYTRNKKEVTIDNTISIDFVKQHNGIMELHEIKKTKKMEDAHLRQMLYYLYYLRKRGIEARGVMNYPLLNLTKDLELTPDDEKNIEDDIRGIEQIVTGRMPHPKRIRICPKCAYFEFCFCGEGSED
- the cas1b gene encoding type I-B CRISPR-associated endonuclease Cas1b; the protein is MKTDYYILQDGILKRKENTVYFENKEEKRALPVNKIYSIYAYGRLSFSSGVVSYLSKNGIPIHFFNYYGFYEGSMYPRETLISGDLVIQQASHYLDKDNRMLIAGKFIEGACGNILKNLGYYSRNKEDIQEQMNEHIASIESEILRLPESVSIPQMMNVEGRIRNIYYSALDEIFPEEYRIVTRTRRPPGNKMNTLISFGNSLLYTTVLSEIYNTQLNPTISYLHEPFERRFSLALDVSEIFKPIIIDRIILKLVNKNMLDDNCFRGEIGDMLLSEKGKKIFLQEYNDKLGTTIKHKGLKRNVSYKRLIRLELYKLSKHVLDDEEYKPLIMWW